A genomic segment from Oncorhynchus keta strain PuntledgeMale-10-30-2019 chromosome 7, Oket_V2, whole genome shotgun sequence encodes:
- the LOC118386262 gene encoding uncharacterized protein LOC118386262 isoform X3, with amino-acid sequence MIFSFTDNGHDEQKACTVEQKSLSGKEKHLNEEKKSLSDNEERPLCAADNPHRRGNPHRERSPLYKGHHLHKQENPSHDEENPSRNEENTSCDVVKTLCDMERALCDIKNCAEESSSSDDENSSGDEVEGQRLDSNVPSGSDPLPSKAESSCDNNESEQSLQKTSQTKKPCSKKCVPRKGTRSNLRSSTKMTVSTCSMTDDGKRKWDKKYFCLYCNEPHHKIARHLERMHAEEAAVAHAISFPKLSKIRSLLLDQLRNKGNYLHNLEVLQSGDGEIVTKKRPSYNGVSVRDYLPCQYCLAFFNKIDLWKHEGSCKARKGPDEKRGGKRVRVQAASSRLLPLPVYSTGGCEEIIHNMNQDDIQCHIKNDPLICKYGNALSAKHGHAKSQFTYISSKMRELARFVLTVNEMDCGVQYLHEVCVPSKFKLAVHAARKMSGHDPTSDRYKTPSLALKIGYSLKRATEIAFGESRMTEDREAEAQAKRFIELLENNWNNCFSGLSLSDVPQCDEVDVTSLTEDLIKLQKFLKVAEDTAKRELLESPTNAVWKKLNETLLAEIALFNRKRTGEVAKMLLETYTNRKKSPASADIFNSLSRLEQELGDDKLTRVEIEGKNGRTMPVLLTARMISSLEILIANRDKVGVSKDNPYVFARSPDAASYVRGSDCLRKFGRACNAKNPESLIHATVRKEVAIHCQILNLNESELDQVAKLLGHDTQVHKEYYRLSENAAHLAEISKLLLAMDQVPVVIPGPSEERIVSPTYGTYPAGTDSARTYPSGTYPTGSSYPTGTYSAKSYTIGLQPIRSYHAGTYPSKSYPSGSHSPRSCSAGTDSARAYPTGINPASSYPTVTHPAETYRVASYASGTYLAETHDARSCTEKTQLANACPASPYDLSSPARSFSSGMNPVRSYPAGTYAAQTLPAQTLPARTVIIPTLHAQTLPAQTLPTQTLPVGAVPAGAVPVGTGSVGTGKLGTVWKQRMWSDAAKAAVNRQMGHFISMMEVPGKRDCEVCLHNEPALRDRTWRDIKNYVHNTVKSIKRKNGLTRADPTKQTKKGLAKKQKETIEAKSAKDWVGGTMTVPEQGQEAGPVATPRKPKIWSNEAQAAVRRQLGDFTKLMKIPGKKECDACLAAEPALQGRTWKDVKNYVHNTLKTMCRRHSSGKQNMDHEKPSPYTQNPGVQQNPGVHQKSGVPLGLPEEPPVYLSL; translated from the exons ATGATCTTCTCATTTACAGACAATGGACATGATGAGCAAAAG GCATGCACTGTTGAACAGAAGAGTTTAAGTGGCAAAGAGAAGCATTTAAATGAGGAAAAGAAGAGTTTAAGTGATAATGAAGAGAGGCCTTTATGTGCAGCAGATAATCCTCACCGCAGAGGAAATCCTCACCGTGAGAGGAGTCCTCTATACAAAGGGCATCATTTACACAAGCAAGAGAATCCTTCACACGATGAAGAGAATCCTTCACGCAATGAAGAGAATACTTCATGTGATGTGGTGAAGACTTTATGTGACATGGAGAGAGCTTTATGTGACATAAAGAATTGTGCTGAAGAGAGCAGTTCAAGTGACGACGAGAACAGTTCAGGTGATGAGGTAGAAGGACAAAGACTGGATTCAAATGTCCCAAGTGGGTCAGATCCTCTTCCATCTAAAGCAGAAAGCTCCTGCGATAATAATGAATCGGAGCAGTCCCTTCAAAAAACCTCACAAACTAAAAAACCTTGCAGCAAAAAATGTGTGCCACGGAAAGGTACGAGGTCAAACTTACGTTCTAGCACAAAAATGACAGTCAGCACATGTAGTATGACAGATGACGGTAAAAGAAAATGGGACAAAAAGTACTTCTGCCTGTATTGCAATGAACCACACCACAAAATTGCAAGACATTTAGAAAGGATGCACGCAGAAGAAGCAGCTGTCGCTCATGCTATCAGCTTCCCCAAACTCTCCAAAATCAGGTCTCTCTTGCTTGACCAACTCCGTAACAAAGGCAACTATCTACACAACTTGGAAGTTCTTCAAAGTGGAGATGGAGAAATTGTCACAAAGAAAAGACCCTCTTACAATGGTGTTTCTGTGCGTGACTACCTGCCCTGCCAATACTGCTTAGCTTTTTTCAACAAAATAGATTTATGGAAGCATGAGGGCTCATGTAAAGCCAGAAAAGGACCAGATGAAAAGAGGGGAGGAAAAAGAGTGCGGGTCCAGGCTGCGTCCTCTCGACTTCTTCCACTGCCTGTCTACTCTACTGGAGGGTGTGAAGAAATAATACACAATATGAATCAAGATGACATTCAATGCCACATCAAAAATGATCCCCTGATATGTAAATATGGCAATGCATTATCTGCAAAGCATGGCCATGCCAAGTCACAGTTTACTTATATTAGTTCAAAAATGAGGGAATTGGCTAGATTTGTACTTACTGTAAATGAGATGGACTGTGGTGTCCAATATCTGCATGAGGTATGTGTACCATCCAAATTTAAATTGGCCGTTCATGCTGCCAGGAAAATGAGTGGTCATGACCCTACCTCTGACAGGTACAAGACCCCATCTCTTGCGTTAAAGATTGGCTATTCCTTGAAAAGAGCTACTGAAATAGCTTTTGGGGAGAGTCGTATGACAGAGGACCGTGAGGCAGAGGCACAAGCCAAAAGGTTCATTGAGCTGCTTGAAAACAATTGGAATAACTGTTTTTCCGGTCTGTCCCTGAGTGATGTCCCTCAGTGTGATGAAGTTGATGTGACTTCACTAACTGAGGATTTGATTAAACTTCAGAAGTTTCTCAAGGTTGCAGAGGACACAGCAAAGAGAGAATTGCTCGAGAGCCCCACCAACGCTGTCTGGAAAAAGCTCAATGAAACTCTTCTTGCCGAAATAGCTCTCTTCAACAGAAAAAGGACAGGAGAGGTTGCGAAAATGCTGTTGGAAACATACACAAACAGAAAGAAATCTCCAGCTAGTGCAGACATTTTCAATAGCCTCTCAAGGCTGGAACAGGAGCTTGGGGACGACAAATTAACCAGGGTGGAAATAGAAGGCAAAAATGGTAGAACAATGCCGGTCCTACTAACGGCGAGGATGATCTCATCTCTTGAGATCCTAATTGCAAACCGAGACAAAGTTGGTGTGTCAAAGGACAACCCTTATGTCTTTGCAAGGAGCCCCGATGCAGCAAGCTACGTCAGAGGGTCCGACTGTTTGAGGAAATTTGGACGTGCGTGTAATGCAAAGAATCCTGAAAGTCTGATCCATGCTACAGTGAGGAAAGAGGTTGCTATCCATTGCCAAATTCTGAACTTAAATGAAAGTGAATTGGATCAGGTGGCAAAATTATTGGGACATGACACCCAGGTCCACAAAGAGTACTACAGACTGTCTGAAAACGCAGCACATCTAGCAGAAATCAGCAAATTGCTGCTTGCAATGGATCAGGTTCCAGTGGTAATTCCAGGACCATCTGAGGAAAGGATTGTTTCACCTACATATG GGACATATCCAGCAGGGACAGATTCTGCAAGGACATATCCTTCTGGCACATATCCCACTGGGTCATCATATCCTACAGGGACATATTCAGCGAAGTCATATACTATTGGTTTACAGCCTATAAGGTCATATCATGCTGGGACATATCCTTCGAAGTCATATCCTTCAGGATCACATTCTCCGAGGTCATGTTCTGCAGGGACAGATTCTGCGAGGGCATATCCTACCGGGATAAATCCTGCAAGTTCATATCCTACTGTGACACATCCTGCAGAGACCTATCGAGTAGCTTCATATGCTTCAGGGACATACCTAGCAGAGACGCATGATGCAAGGTCATGTACTGAAAAAACACAACTTGCAAATGCATGTCCTGCAAGTCCTTATGACCTCTCATCTCCTGCTAGATCATTTTCTTCAGGGATGAATCCTGTGAGGTCATATCCTGCTGGAACATATGCTGCGCAGACACTTCCAGCTCAAACACTTCCAGCACGTACAGTTATTATACCAACACTTCATGCGCAGACACTTCCTGCCCAGACGCTTCCAACACAGACACTTCCTGTCGGGGCAGTGCCTGCGGGTGCAGTTCCTGTGGGGACAGGTTCTGTGGGGACAGGTAAGTTGGGCACAGTGTGGAAACAGAGGATGTGGAGTGATGCAGCTAAGGCTGCGGTGAACCGTCAGATGGGACACTTTATCTCAATGATGGAGGTTCCAGGTAAACGGGACTGTGAAGTTTGCCTGCACAATGAACCAGCTCTAAGAGACAGGACATGGAGGGACATCAAAAACTATGTGCACAACACAGTAAAATCTATAAAACGAAAGAATGGCCTTACAAGAGCGGACCCCAcaaaacagacaaagaaaggATTGGCAAAGAAACAAAAAGAAACAATAGAGGCTAAGAGTGCTAAGGACTGGGTTGGTGGAACAATGACAGTACCTGAACAGGGTCAAGAGGCAGGTCCTGTGGCAACACCAAGGAAACCAAAGATATGGAGTAATGAGGCTCAGGCTGCGGTCAGGCGGCAGCTAGGAGACTTCACTAAACTGATGAAGATTCCAGGTAAAAAGGAATGTGATGCATGTCTTGCAGCTGAACCAGCTCTGCAAGGCAGGACATGGAAAGATGTAAAAAACTATGTGCATAACACATTAAAGACTATGTGCAGGAGGCATAGTTCAGGCAAACAAAACATGGACCATGAGAAACCAAGTCCATATACACAGAATCCAGGGGTGCAACAGAATCCAGGGGTGCATCAGAAATCAGGGGTGCCGTTGGGACTTCCAGAAGAGCCTCCTGTTTATCTGTCCTTGTGA